The genomic region TCGTACTCATCCTTGCCTCAATACATCTAAAAAATGAAATCACCAAATGGTATAAACAACGTGATCTTCATCAATTTGAAATGGAAACATTACGAGTAAAGATCGCTTCCTACGAAGAAGAAAAACTAAGTCTACTTAAGTCTATGAAGCTCGGCAAGAAGAAAATGCAGGAACAATTCACCCTACAAAAAAAACTGCACCTTGCCATTAAGCGCCACAATGATGATCCTCCCTTATTTTTCCTACTCGACGAAAGAGCACAATGGGAAGCCGAGCTCAAATTACTGGAAGCCTCCCTAGCAAGTTCCGAAGCCCTGCAAAAGCAACTTTTTAAGCTTTCGCGCGAAGCTCGAAAAACCCAAGCCACACTGAAGAGTACCACTTTAAATCAAAGCCTGAAACTGCAACAAATGACAGAAAAGTGGCATCAGTATAATTGGTTTGAAAAACATGTCAAAACAATTACCGGCACCATCTTATCAATCGCACTTTTACTACTGCTCGCACCTTTCCTCAATCGTTTATTTTGGTACTTCCTTCCTGGTGCATGGGTGGAAAACCAAGCTCCCTTCCAGTTAAACCCCAAAGGTGAATCGAATGAAATAACTTTTTGGAGTGACTCTAACAAACAGATCAAAATCCACTTAGAGCCCGATGAAACTATTTCGGTAAAGCAAGATTGCTACAATAGCTTTGATGAACACCTAGCGCGCAAAAATCGTTTTTTGTGGGATCGCTCAGCATGGATCATTTCATATTCTGCCGAAATGATTAATATGACTGATTTTCATAATCCCGATACATCTCCACGACAAATCACCCTCATTGCTCCTCAAGCAGAAGATGAACTTTGCAAAATCACCTTAAAGGATTGCCAAGGATTAATCCTAAAACCCAGCCAAATCATTGCCACCAAAGGCAACATAAAGCTCAGGACTAAATGGAACTTTTTCAGTATCCATAATTGGTTACGACTCGTCTTTAGACATATTATTTTTTCAGGCACAGGAGAAATCTTTCTTTATCTTCATGGAGGAGGCAATGAAATCAGCGCTGATAGCCTGAGAATCAAAGAAGATAAACTAGTGGCTTATCAAAGTTCATGCCCCGTTGGTCTTGTTCGCAATGAAAACCTTTGGCATTACCTCTTAGGCAAATGTAACCTCTTTGACTATCGCTTTAATTCGGATAAATTTATCCTTATGCAAAATCAATCGTCGCCACTTCACACACATAAAACTCCCGGCGAACGATTTTTTGACACTATTTTAAATACTATCGGTAAATTTCTCGGATTTTAATAAATGGCTAATGACGACCTAGACCTACAAGCGGGTTTCGAAAAAACTTCGGAATTAATGGCCAATTTCTATCACGAAGAGAAAAAAAATCCGCCTTCGAGAATTCAAGAACTCAACATCCCTCTTTCCCCTATTCCTGATGGCAAGTTCGAAACAAAACAGCAAATCGATACAGGGGGAATGAAAGACATCTTTGAAGTTGTCGATAGGGATACAACTCGTCACCTGGCCATGGCTATCCCAAAAAGTAATAATAAAGAAGATTGGAATGATTTTATTTTCGAAGCTCGCATTACGGCTTTACTAGAACATCCCAATATTGTTCCCGTACACGACATAGGCCTTTATGAAAACCAACCCTGCTTCACCATGAAACTCATCAATGGGGATACACTGACCCAAATCATCAAACGTTTTAGCCAAAACAATAAGCAAGTTCCCTCTACTCTCCATGACTTAATTAATATCTTTCTCAAAGTGTGTGATGCTATTGCTTACTCTCACTCAAAAGATGTCTTGCACCTAGATTTGAAACCCGATAATATCCGTATCTCAGATTATGGTGAAGTGCAAGTTTTAGATTGGGGCTTAGCTCAATTCTACAAAACGAGCGATTTCCATACTCATTCACATACACAAGAATTGAGTATCATTCACCAGACAGACACCAGAGCCCTTGAAGGCATTATTCTTGGCAGCCCTGCTTATATGTCTCCAGAACAAGCATGTGCGGACAACGCAAGCCCTCGTAGCGATATCTACTCGCTAGGCGCCATCCTTTATTCCATCATTACTTTTCAACCTCCTTTCATTGACGATGATTACCGCAAGGTTTTACAAAAAACCATGAAAGGAGAATTCCCTAAGCCAAGTGAACTCAAACTAAATTGGTCTGTCGACCCTGGCTTGGAAGCCATTTGCTTAAAGTCCATGGCTATCAAAAGTCGTGACCGCTATAAATCCGTCCTTGATCTAGCCGCCGATTTACGAAAATGGAATAGTGGCTATGCGCCTCTAGCTCTAAACGCTCCACCGCTTCATTTGACTAAATTATTCTTAAAGCGCAACCAATTCCTGCTCAGCTTATGCCTGAGCTTCCTTATCATTATCTTGGCCTTTACCGCGCTGTCCTATAACAACTTAAGTAATAGTGAAGAAATAGCTCAAAGCAATGCTCAAAAGGCTTCCGAAGCCTTAGAAGATTTAGAACTCACACAAAAAACTAGTCGTGATAATTTCCGCAAGCTCATGAACAGTAGAGTGAAAGTCCAACAAACTATTGATAAACTTCACGAAGTCTCAGAAGAAAAAGTTACCATTGCCCAAATTGCAGCAGACCAATTTATTGAAGATGCCCTAAGCTCTCTACGTCTTGGGGCTTTCAATAAAGCTAAAACTTACGCCGTACAGGCTCAATCTTTGGCCCCAGACTATCTTTCAGTCATTGCTTTATTCGCAAAAATCAACCTGCTCGAGCTCAATATAAACGAAGCCAATAAATACCTCCTCCAAGTCAACACCACTAAATACCTATCTTTTGATCACAGTAAAATACGCAAAGGAAATAACGAAGAAATCATCCGTTTAATCAAAACACTTCAAAAAGACAAATCCTTAAGCGGATTACAGAATGTCGCTTTTCTCAGTCTTAAAAAAATCAACTTATCGACTAAAAGTAAAATCAACATCTTCAAAAAAACTCTTCTGGGTAAAAACGATATTCTGACAAGTACTAGTCTGATAACAGCTCAAAGTAATTTTCCCCTCTTCACTTTATCGATATTACCCATTGAAAAACTGATCTGTAAAACACACATCAAGTCACTCAATAAACAGGTGCAATCTTTGAAGAATATATCTTATTTAGAGCTAAATGGACAAGTTAATGTCCCCTTTCGTCAGCTTACACTCATCAACAATATTAAAACTATTCGACTCGTAAACTGCCAAGTAAATTCTTTCATTTGGTCCAGTAAGAAGGATCGCGAGTCTCTAGAACATCTCATTCTAATTGACACCCCGCTAGCAGACTACTCACCACTAGTCAAAATTAGTAGCTTAAAGAAACTCACTGTTTCTAAACCGACTAACCTGAAAAAAAATTCAGTTTCTGTAATTTTATTAAAGGAACACGGAATCAAACTGGACTTTATCCAAACTCCGAATTGAGATAAGCTATCTCTTCTTGCAAACGATCTTGCACACGTTTTTTATAAACATAAATCGAACTTTCACTCACTCCTATCTCCGCCGAAATCTGTTCAACTCCAACACCCTCGATGCTGAGTAAAAATGCGCGACAAACTCCCTCACTGAAGTGTTTTTTGACTTTTTCCCAAGCTAAATTTGAGATATAGGTTTTCCACTCTTTTTCAGCAATGGCTTCAATTTCTGGCGCACTAACTGATTTATCGAGTTCCGCACTTGAATCAGGGAGCTTACTAAGGGAAAGATTTTTACCACGCAAAAAGTCACGTACTTGATTTGCTGTCACGGTATATAACCAATTACGAAATTTACCTCGATAATTATCATAACTAAAATCAGGAAGCTTTTTCCATAATTTAATCAGTACTAACTGAACTATCTCAAGGGCGTCATGGTGATTGAGTTCCATACGTCGAACTACATTGTAGATATACTGCCTGTAGGTTGCAACGAACTCTTCCCAGGACTTTTCGTCATACTGATCCTTAAGACGAATCAGCATTGTCTTTCTAGTATTCCATTTATCCATAAACAAAAAAGGGAAGCGCGATGGCTTCCCTTATCGTGTATCCTTAACCGAGTGCCGGTGCAGAATGAGGATTAACAAATATCGAGTTAACCGCTGCACAGAACTCATCTCGCTTGGCGAGCAGTGCTGTCTGAAGATCACCTACTTGAGATTTAGAATCTTGACAAGTTTTACTTTTGCGACGTGCAGCCGTCCACGCCTCTAATGCTTGCTTCCATTCTTCATAAGTCGTTTCTAACTTACTTTTAAGCTCAGGAGTATCTTTAGTTTTTAACTGCTCCATGGCAGCCTCTAAAGATTGAACACCCCAGAACTCTTGTCTCTTGTGATTGATCTGCCATTTCTGCATGCGTTTAAGCTTCGAAGTCATTCCTAATTTTGAACCCGTCCAGATAATCCACTTTGAAGGATCAAACTGCCAAGCGCGAACACCATTGCGGTAATCTGATTGAAAAGTATGGTGGAAGTTATGGTAACCTTCGCCATAAGTCACAAGTGCTAAGAAAAAGTTATCACGTGAAGTGTCCTTTTTCGCATAAGGCTGTGCACCCCAGATGTGAGCGAGTGAGTTAATAAAAAAAGTAAAGTGATGGTTAAGAACGAAGCGCAATAAGCCTGCAACTAAGAACATGGCTATCATACTGTGTATCATACCATTGGGGTGAGGATCAAGAACATGACCAATGTAACCAATAGCAACAGGCAAGATAAAATTACCGACTACGAGTATGGGCATGTAGTACTTCTCTTGAAAGACACAAATTTTATTGGCTAAGAGGTCTTTAACATTACCGTAATCTTTATCAGTACGAGTATCTTGGAAGATCCACAAAATGTGTGAAAACCAAAAACCTTTTTTCGCAGAGTAAGGGTCTTTATCATTATTATCTACAAATTTATGGTGGTCGCGGTGATCACGACTCCAAGCGATAATTGAGTTTTGAGCTGCAACCGCACCCCAAAAAGCAAACCAAGACTGAAAAAGAGCATTAGCTTCATAAGTTTTATGAGACCACAGACGGTGATAACCAACAGTTATGCCAGTTCCTGTGAAGACCATGAAAAAACCAAACACCGTCCATTCAAAACCAGTAAACCCGTACTTCATGCCGTACCATGGAACGACTGTACATGCGAGAACAAAGGTGAGACTAAGACTTATAGTGTTCATCCAATTATATTTTTTTTCTGTCATATATTTCTCCAAATTTTTAATTGTTTTACTCCCTTTTCTTTTTATCCACATATAATCATTCTAGAAAAGGACGCATTGCAAGATAGTATAAACTTCGTTTTTCTCAAGCTCTTTTAAGAAATACAATCGACTTATGAAGAGCAGGAAACCTCAATCTTTTCTCCCCACAAAGGCGGGAAGTCACTACACTCCTCATTTTAGGATTGCTCTGCAAAAGTTTTAGAGCTAAGGGCTAACAAATTATTCACCTCTGAACAATCGCCTGTTTCAGCTTTTGCGAGTAAAGGGCAATTTGAACCATATCCCGAGGGAGAGTAGTTGAATTAGAGTCTGGGCTTACCCCAGGAGATACAATGTTAGAATATTTTAAAGATCGTAAGTTAAAACTACATCCCGAACCCGTGAACCTCCGCAAAGGCTTCAATGGCTTAACCGCGTTAAGTAATCTGGAAAATCTCTTTGCAGGAGATGTCTACCTTTTCATAAATCGACGGCGTAATTTATTGAAAGGTCTCTACTGGGATGAAGGTGGTTTTTGTATTTTCAATAAACAGTTGGAGCGCGGAACTTTTAGCGACATGTCCGAAGCTAAAACTGAGCTTAGTTTTCGGGAATTTCTGCTAATGATCCACTGCTGTAAAGGGGCCTATTTTAAGATCAAATAGCCTGGTTTTATAGCTGAAAAATCATGGGGTTATGCTATATTATTTCATGACTAAAACTATCTCAGACCTCACCAAAAAAGTTGTGTTTTTAGAAGAGGAAAACACCTATCTAAAAGCCCAGCTGTATGGTCGTAAAAAAGAGACTGTAGTCTTTGATAACTCAGATACTTTTCCTGAGTGGACTGAATACCTTAAGGATCTGGGCGATTCAAATTCACCAGAAAGAGATGAAGAACCCAAAGTAAATACCCTAAAAAAGAAGAAGAAACGCAAGCCCTTTACGCATTTCAATTTCCCTGAGAATGCTGAACGCGAAATTAAAATCATTGATTTGCCCGAAGATGAAAAAGTTGATCCCATAACTGGTGTAGAACTGAAACTCATGGGATTCGATACATCAGAAAAACTTGTTTATGTTCATGGTCGTTACAAAGTCATAGAGACTCGTGTACGTAAATACAATATTCCAAATAAGCCCAAGGCAGGAGTTATCTCCGCTCTAGTTCCCAGCCATCCGATAACAGGCTGTCGTGCTGATGTGAGCTTGTTGTCACATATACTCATTTCAAAATATGCCGACCATTTACCTCTTTATCGTATCGAAGAGCAATTCAAACGAGATGGACTTACTATTGCGCGACAAACGCTTTCCAACTGGGTTCTCCAGTTAGGAAAAACTCTCCAACCTTTAGGTGATTTATTACGAGATCAAATTTTAAACTCATCAAGAGTTTTTACAGATGACAGCCCTGTTAAGCTTCAAACAAAAGGTAAAGGTA from Lentisphaera profundi harbors:
- a CDS encoding AIM24 family protein; its protein translation is MKIAFDIAKFLTTKALKFLLIVVLILASIHLKNEITKWYKQRDLHQFEMETLRVKIASYEEEKLSLLKSMKLGKKKMQEQFTLQKKLHLAIKRHNDDPPLFFLLDERAQWEAELKLLEASLASSEALQKQLFKLSREARKTQATLKSTTLNQSLKLQQMTEKWHQYNWFEKHVKTITGTILSIALLLLLAPFLNRLFWYFLPGAWVENQAPFQLNPKGESNEITFWSDSNKQIKIHLEPDETISVKQDCYNSFDEHLARKNRFLWDRSAWIISYSAEMINMTDFHNPDTSPRQITLIAPQAEDELCKITLKDCQGLILKPSQIIATKGNIKLRTKWNFFSIHNWLRLVFRHIIFSGTGEIFLYLHGGGNEISADSLRIKEDKLVAYQSSCPVGLVRNENLWHYLLGKCNLFDYRFNSDKFILMQNQSSPLHTHKTPGERFFDTILNTIGKFLGF
- a CDS encoding acyl-CoA desaturase: MTEKKYNWMNTISLSLTFVLACTVVPWYGMKYGFTGFEWTVFGFFMVFTGTGITVGYHRLWSHKTYEANALFQSWFAFWGAVAAQNSIIAWSRDHRDHHKFVDNNDKDPYSAKKGFWFSHILWIFQDTRTDKDYGNVKDLLANKICVFQEKYYMPILVVGNFILPVAIGYIGHVLDPHPNGMIHSMIAMFLVAGLLRFVLNHHFTFFINSLAHIWGAQPYAKKDTSRDNFFLALVTYGEGYHNFHHTFQSDYRNGVRAWQFDPSKWIIWTGSKLGMTSKLKRMQKWQINHKRQEFWGVQSLEAAMEQLKTKDTPELKSKLETTYEEWKQALEAWTAARRKSKTCQDSKSQVGDLQTALLAKRDEFCAAVNSIFVNPHSAPALG
- a CDS encoding RNA polymerase sigma factor, with the translated sequence MLIRLKDQYDEKSWEEFVATYRQYIYNVVRRMELNHHDALEIVQLVLIKLWKKLPDFSYDNYRGKFRNWLYTVTANQVRDFLRGKNLSLSKLPDSSAELDKSVSAPEIEAIAEKEWKTYISNLAWEKVKKHFSEGVCRAFLLSIEGVGVEQISAEIGVSESSIYVYKKRVQDRLQEEIAYLNSEFG
- a CDS encoding serine/threonine-protein kinase encodes the protein MANDDLDLQAGFEKTSELMANFYHEEKKNPPSRIQELNIPLSPIPDGKFETKQQIDTGGMKDIFEVVDRDTTRHLAMAIPKSNNKEDWNDFIFEARITALLEHPNIVPVHDIGLYENQPCFTMKLINGDTLTQIIKRFSQNNKQVPSTLHDLINIFLKVCDAIAYSHSKDVLHLDLKPDNIRISDYGEVQVLDWGLAQFYKTSDFHTHSHTQELSIIHQTDTRALEGIILGSPAYMSPEQACADNASPRSDIYSLGAILYSIITFQPPFIDDDYRKVLQKTMKGEFPKPSELKLNWSVDPGLEAICLKSMAIKSRDRYKSVLDLAADLRKWNSGYAPLALNAPPLHLTKLFLKRNQFLLSLCLSFLIIILAFTALSYNNLSNSEEIAQSNAQKASEALEDLELTQKTSRDNFRKLMNSRVKVQQTIDKLHEVSEEKVTIAQIAADQFIEDALSSLRLGAFNKAKTYAVQAQSLAPDYLSVIALFAKINLLELNINEANKYLLQVNTTKYLSFDHSKIRKGNNEEIIRLIKTLQKDKSLSGLQNVAFLSLKKINLSTKSKINIFKKTLLGKNDILTSTSLITAQSNFPLFTLSILPIEKLICKTHIKSLNKQVQSLKNISYLELNGQVNVPFRQLTLINNIKTIRLVNCQVNSFIWSSKKDRESLEHLILIDTPLADYSPLVKISSLKKLTVSKPTNLKKNSVSVILLKEHGIKLDFIQTPN
- the tnpB gene encoding IS66 family insertion sequence element accessory protein TnpB (TnpB, as the term is used for proteins encoded by IS66 family insertion elements, is considered an accessory protein, since TnpC, encoded by a neighboring gene, is a DDE family transposase.) yields the protein MLEYFKDRKLKLHPEPVNLRKGFNGLTALSNLENLFAGDVYLFINRRRNLLKGLYWDEGGFCIFNKQLERGTFSDMSEAKTELSFREFLLMIHCCKGAYFKIK